From Rattus rattus isolate New Zealand chromosome 17, Rrattus_CSIRO_v1, whole genome shotgun sequence, the proteins below share one genomic window:
- the Marveld3 gene encoding MARVEL domain-containing protein 3 isoform X1, which yields MKNTSGTREPRTRPRERDPDRRPHRDRDRHVERPRDPGGDRHRERNGDVRGNGDRRAGREHRTDREPRQDRHRDADHRAAEQRAWEKSRQSRARPEPWGPSWDTARTPGPAPWRGPEPPAKHGLGRRGLESELASERYLSTYSEPARQDEEYYQSEAEGILECHKCRYLCTGRGVVQIMEVILNGMVLMCIVASYFVLAGFSASFASGSGFGNNYYSPFEGTELEQVRQLDQQYTILRSPLIYSGVAVSLGLGVLTMGVLLQGAKSLRKLPGRWLLLEATFSLLAAVGYCVGIGFYLYVALRINSTDTCKNRERVYARKGLTWMNCQLAGTDGAAATFACLLVILYIASVVLALRAYREQKRYKDSQKQHRNYLDVPEYLWSETL from the exons ATGAAAAACACTTCGGGGACCCGTGAGCCCCGGACCCGTCCGAGAGAAAGAGACCCGGACCGGCGCCCACACCGGGACCGAGACCGCCACGTCGAGCGGCCGCGGGACCCAGGTGGGGACAGGCACAGGGAGAGGAACGGTGACGTGAGAGGAAACGGGGACCGTCGGGCGGGCCGGGAACATAGAACCGACCGAGAACCGCGCCAGGACAGACACAGGGACGCGGATCATCGCGCAGCCGAACAAAGAGCCTGGGAGAAGTCCCGCCAAAGCCGTGCGCGGCCCGAGCCCTGGGGACCCAGCTGGGACACAGCCCGGACTCCGGGACCCGCACCCTGGCGGGGCCCAGAGCCGCCGGCGAAGCATGGCCTCGGGCGCCGCGGGTTGGAGAG TGAACTGGCTTCGGAAAGATACCTATCCACATACTCCGAGCCTGCTCGACAGGACGAGGAATATTACCAGTCAGAAGCTGAGGGGATCCTGGAGTGCCACAAATGCAGATACTTGTGCACAGGGAGAG GTGTGGTGCAGATAATGGAGGTGATTTTGAATGGCATGGTTCTCATGTGCATCGTGGCTTCCTATTTTGTCCTGGCTGGATTCAGCGCCAGTTTTGCCAGCGGCAGTGGCTTCGGGAATAACTATTACTCACCTTTCGAGGGCACCGAATTGGAGCAGGTTCGGCAGCTGGACCAGCAGTACACGATCCTGCGGTCGCCCCTGATCTACAGCGGCGTGGCTGTCTCCCTGGGGCTGGGCGTCCTCACTATGGGCGTTTTACTGCAGGGAGCCAAGAGTCTAAGGAAGCTGCCTGGGAGGTGGCTGCTTCTGGAGGCCACCTTCAGTCTCCTGGCGGCGGTGGGCTACTGCGTCGGCATTGGCTTTTACCTGTACGTGGCATTGCGCATCAATTCCACTGACACTtgcaaaaacagagaaagagtctACGCCCGCAAGGGTCTCACCTGGATGAACTGCCAGCTAGCGGGCACCGATGGGGCAGCAGCCACCTTTGCTTGCCTGCTAGTGATTTTATACATAGCCAGCGTGGTGCTGGCCCTGCGGGCCTACCGAGAACAGAAGCGCTACAAAGACAGCCAGAAACAACACAGAAATTACCTCGATGTTCCAGAATACCTGTGGTCTGAGACGCTCTAA
- the Marveld3 gene encoding MARVEL domain-containing protein 3 isoform X2, giving the protein MKNTSGTREPRTRPRERDPDRRPHRDRDRHVERPRDPGGDRHRERNGDVRGNGDRRAGREHRTDREPRQDRHRDADHRAAEQRAWEKSRQSRARPEPWGPSWDTARTPGPAPWRGPEPPAKHGLGRRGLESELASERYLSTYSEPARQDEEYYQSEAEGILECHKCRYLCTGRACCQMLEALLNLLILACSCVSYNSTGGYTGITSLGGIYYYQYGGAYSGFDGADGEKAQQLDVQFYQLKLPTVTAAMAYSGALMTFSCLLLLGGALRVPWHCPLWLVIEGLMDALIAGAYVPALYFFFQHLSAAYSSDVCKEREALYQSKGYSGFNCGLHGGDIGTGVFAAMAIGVFAVGAVLAFKGYRKVKKLKEKPMEMLEF; this is encoded by the exons ATGAAAAACACTTCGGGGACCCGTGAGCCCCGGACCCGTCCGAGAGAAAGAGACCCGGACCGGCGCCCACACCGGGACCGAGACCGCCACGTCGAGCGGCCGCGGGACCCAGGTGGGGACAGGCACAGGGAGAGGAACGGTGACGTGAGAGGAAACGGGGACCGTCGGGCGGGCCGGGAACATAGAACCGACCGAGAACCGCGCCAGGACAGACACAGGGACGCGGATCATCGCGCAGCCGAACAAAGAGCCTGGGAGAAGTCCCGCCAAAGCCGTGCGCGGCCCGAGCCCTGGGGACCCAGCTGGGACACAGCCCGGACTCCGGGACCCGCACCCTGGCGGGGCCCAGAGCCGCCGGCGAAGCATGGCCTCGGGCGCCGCGGGTTGGAGAG TGAACTGGCTTCGGAAAGATACCTATCCACATACTCCGAGCCTGCTCGACAGGACGAGGAATATTACCAGTCAGAAGCTGAGGGGATCCTGGAGTGCCACAAATGCAGATACTTGTGCACAGGGAGAG CCTGCTGCCAGATGCTGGAGGCTTTGCTGAACCTGCTGATCTTGGCCTGCAGCTGTGTCTCTTACAATTCCACGGGGGGCTACACGGGCATCACCAGCCTGGGGGGGATATACTACTACCAGTACGGAGGGGCTTACAGTGGCTTCGACGGTGCTGACGGGGAGAAAGCCCAGCAGCTGGATGTCCAGTTCTACCAACTCAAGTTGCCCACGGTCACTGCAGCAATGGCCTACAGCGGAGCCCTCATgaccttctcctgtctcctcctccttgggGGTGCCCTGCGGGTCCCGTGGCACTGTCCACTGTGGCTGGTGATCGAGGGCTTAATGGATGCGCTCATCGCTGGGGCGTATGTCCCAGCCTTGTACTTCTTCTTCCAACACCTCTCTGCGGCCTATAGCTCAGATGTGTGTAAGGAGAGGGAGGCCCTGTATCAGAGCAAAGGTTACAGTGGCTTCAACTGCGGTCTCCACGGGGGAGACATAGGAACAGGAGTCTTTGCAGCCATGGCCATTGGGGTCTTTGCTGTGGGAGCCGTCCTGGCCTTCAAGGGTTACCGAAAAGTTAAGAAGTTGAAGGAGAAGCCCATGGAAATGCTTGAGTTTTAG